From the genome of Ananas comosus cultivar F153 linkage group 16, ASM154086v1, whole genome shotgun sequence, one region includes:
- the LOC109722392 gene encoding trifunctional UDP-glucose 4,6-dehydratase/UDP-4-keto-6-deoxy-D-glucose 3,5-epimerase/UDP-4-keto-L-rhamnose-reductase RHM1-like has translation MSTYRPQNILITGAAGFIASHVANRLIRSYPEYKIVVLDKLDYCSNLKNLNASRSSPNFKFVKGDIGSADLVNYLLITESIDTIMHFAAQTHVDNSFGNSFEFTKNNIYGTHVLLEACKVTGQIRRFIHVSTDEVYGETDEDAVVGNHEASQLLPTNPYSATKAGAEMLVMAYGRSYGLPVITTRGNNVYGPNQFPEKLIPKFILLAMRGEQLPIHGDGSNVRSYLYCEDVAEAFEVILHRGEVGHVYNIGTKRERRVIDVARDICNLFNLDADSVIKFVENRPFNDQRYFLDDQKLKNLGWSERTPWKEGLRRTIEWYTNNPYWWGDVSGALLPHPRMLMMPGIERHNWSEEIRGMVSSSKESSNQKTTINAVPVQKSSSPQNPPLKFLIYGKTGWIGGLLGKICKKQGIPFEYGKGRLEERSQLVLDIQDMKPTHVFNAAGVTGRPNVDWCETHKPETIRTNVVGTLNLADVCREHGLLMMNYATGCIFEYDAEHPQGSGIGFKEEDKPNFTGSFYSKTKAMVEELLKEFDNVCTLRVRMPISSDLSNPRNFITKITRYDKVVNIPNSMTILDELLPISVEMAKRNCRGIWNFTNPGVVSHNEILEMYRKYIDPDFRWANFTLEEQAKVIVAPRSNNEMDASKLKREFPELLSIKDSLIKYVFEPNRKVLVD, from the exons atgtcGACGTATAGGCCCCAGAACATTCTCATCACCGGCGCAGCCGGATTCATTGCATCCCATGTAGCCAACCGCCTGATCCGCAGCTACCCGGAGTACAAAATCGTGGTTCTCGACAAGCTCGACTATTGCTCCAACTTAAAGAACCTGAACGCTTCCCGCTCATCGCCTAACTTTAAGTTCGTCAAGGGTGACATTGGCAGTGCCGATCTCGTGAACTACCTCCTCATCACCGAATCTATTGATACCATCATGCACTTTGCGGCTCAGACCCATGTTGATAATTCATTTGGAAATTCATTTGAGTTCACAAAGAACAACATCTACGGAACCCATGTCCTCCTCGAGGCCTGTAAGGTCACTGGTCAGATCAGAAGGTTTATTCATGTTAGTACTGATGAGGTGTACGGGGAGACCGACGAGGATGCCGTGGTTGGAAATCATGAAGCATCTCAACTGCTACCTACAAATCCATACTCAGCTACAAAAGCTGGGGCTGAGATGCTTGTGATGGCTTATGGGAGGTCGTATGGTCTTCCCGTAATTACTACTCGAGGAAATAATGTATACGGGCCGAACCAATTTCCTGAGAAGCTCATCCCGAAGTTCATTCTCCTTGCCATGAGGGGGGAGCAACTTCCCATTCATGGTGATGGGTCTAATGTGAGAAGCTACCTCTACTGTGAGGATGTTGCTGAGGCCTTTGAGGTAATTCTTCACAGGGGAGAAGTAGGACATGTATACAATATCGGGactaagagagagaggagggtgaTTGATGTTGCGAGAGATATATGTAACCTCTTCAATTTGGACGCTGATAGTGTAATCAAGTTTGTGGAGAACAGACCGTTCAATGATCAGAGGTACTTCTTGGATGACCAAAAACTGAAGAATTTGGGATGGTCGGAAAGGACGCCTTGGAAGGAGGGGCTGCGGAGGACAATAGAGTGGTACACGAATAATCCTTATTGGTGGGGAGATGTATCAGGGGCTTTATTGCCTCATCCGAGGATGTTGATGATGCCTGGAATTGAAAGGCATAACTGGTCTGAAGAAATCAGAGGGATGGTTTCCTCCTCAAAGGAAAGCAGCAACcagaaaacaacaataaatgCAGTTCCTGTTCAAAAGAGTAGCTCTCCTCAAAATCCACCTTTGAAGTTCTTGATATATGGTAAGACTGGATGGATTGGTGGGCTTCTTGGTAAGATATGCAAGAAGCAGGGGATACCATTTGAGTATGGGAAAGGGCGTCTCGAAGAGCGTTCTCAGCTCGTTCTGGATATTCAAGACATGAAACCGACTCATGTTTTCAATGCTGCTGGCGTGACCGGGCGGCCCAATGTCGACTGGTGCGAGACTCACAAGCCCGAGACTATCCGGACAAATGTCGTGGGCACGTTAAACCTGGCTGATGTTTGTAGGGAGCATGGATTGTTAATGATGAACTATGCTACAGGGTGTATATTCGAGTACGACGCTGAGCACCCACAAGGGTCGGGAATCGGGTTCAAGGAGGAAGATAAGCCAAACTTTACTGGCTCATTCTATTCAAAGACCAAGGCGATG GTTGAAGAGCTTCTGAAAGAATTTGACAATGTCTGCACCCTTCGAGTCAGAATGCCTATATCATCTGATTTAAGCAACCCGCGCAACTTCATCACTAAAATTACGCGCTATGACAAAGTGGTGAACATCCCGAACAGCATGACTATTTTGGATGAGCTCCTGCCGATCTCAGTCGAGATGGCGAAAAGAAATTGCAGGGGCATCTGGAACTTCACCAATCCTGGTGTCGTGAGCCACAATGAGATCCTGGAGATGTACAGGAAGTACATAGATCCCGACTTCAGGTGGGCCAACTTTACACTCGAAGAACAGGCCAAAGTTATAGTCGCACCACGAAGCAATAACGAAATGGATGCTTCGAAGTTGAAGCGGGAGTTTCCCGAGTTATTATCCATCAAGGACTCACTTATCAAGTATGTATTCGAGCCCAACAGGAAGGTCTTAGTTGATTGA
- the LOC109722400 gene encoding uncharacterized protein LOC109722400: MWNRVHEATYRSRSNREFRSIFLAIVASISVICMLYFHVIESTKPSSQIASHELTQPQTLASAIHLVPSVEFTNGTVAMWRIPDSPKAAVFVAHGCNCRAANFWDKSPSCPDCVGLPEDRAIVLRALSRRFAVLTISSAGKCWSVRKDFRNVKWIIERWVAKYKLEKLPLTALGASSGGYFVSALAAEVRFSSIALMIAEGVFGSTDMPVVYPPTLFVHMPKDLRRAKLIEMNMELLRKKGVRVKEIRCLESPLTPTLLSERIPGLNEEFSVELYELFREKGFVDEKGFMRKDGRVTRWKQAAEERGLLSGKYEWVDHIQEELNLAYGYHEMTSLQADDILEWFEVNMD; the protein is encoded by the coding sequence ATGTGGAATCGCGTTCACGAAGCGACCTATCGATCTCGCAGCAACCGTGAGTTCCGATCCATTTTTCTCGCAATTGTAGCTTCAATTTCCGTAATTTGCATGCTATATTTCCATGTAATCGAATCAACAAAACCCAGTTCCCAAATTGCTTCTCACGAGCTAACGCAACCCCAAACCCTAGCTTCTGCAATTCACCTCGTGCCCAGTGTTGAATTCACCAATGGCACGGTTGCAATGTGGCGAATCCCCGATTCGCCGAAAGCCGCCGTCTTTGTCGCCCACGGCTGCAATTGCCGGGCAGCCAACTTTTGGGACAAGTCCCCGAGCTGCCCGGATTGCGTCGGCCTGCCCGAAGATCGGGCCATCGTGCTCCGCGCGCTTAGCCGGCGGTTCGCGGTGTTGACAATTTCGAGTGCTGGTAAATGTTGGTCGGTCCGAAAGGACTTCCGGAATGTTAAGTGGATCATCGAGCGGTGGGTCGCAAAGTATAAGCTCGAAAAGCTTCCTCTTACGGCGCTCGGGGCGTCGTCCGGCGGTTATTTTGTTTCCGCGCTTGCCGCCGAGGTGCGGTTTAGTAGCATTGCGCTTATGATCGCGGAAGGGGTGTTCGGATCGACGGACATGCCGGTAGTCTATCCGCCGACCCTTTTTGTCCACATGCCGAAGGATTTGCGGAGAGCGAAGTTGATTGAGATGAACATGGAGTTGCTACGGAAGAAGGGGGTTCGAGTTAAAGAGATTAGGTGTTTGGAGTCTCCTTTGACGCCGACACTTCTATCCGAGAGGATACCGGGGTTGAATGAAGAATTCTCTGTTGAGCTTTATGAGCTGTTTCGGGAGAAAGGGTTTGTTGACGAGAAGGGGTTTATGAGAAAGGACGGGCGTGTGACTCGGTGGAAGCAAGCGGCAGAGGAGAGAGGGCTTTTGTCGGGGAAGTATGAGTGGGTTGATCATATACAAGAGGAGTTGAATCTTGCGTACGGGTACCATGAGATGACGAGCTTGCAGGCCGATGATATTCTTGAGTGGTTTGAAGTTAACATGGATTGA
- the LOC109722407 gene encoding protodermal factor 1-like: MARKLGGFTEQKNYYPPDPHHHSHSPPSTPSNCPTPSHGGAPSYGGTPPTPPHGGGGGGGGGGYYNPPTPPGGGGGYNNPPTPIITTPPSPPLVGPITPSPLVPITPPTPPTPFLPIPTPPSTPSPFDPNIPPFFTGTCNFWRTHPAIIWGVLGYWGTVGRLFGSVAASAFGRNLSLPEALSNTRADGIGALYREGTASLLNSLINKRFAFTTQQVRDAFMTAVSSERSAMAQAQLFRKANEGHIKHQ; encoded by the exons ATGGCTAGGAAACTAGGGGGTTTCACCGAACAGAAAAACTACTACCCTCCTGATCCCCACCACCATAGTC ATTCACCACCAAGCACTCCCTCCAATTGCCCGACGCCGTCGCACGGTGGCGCGCCGTCATATGGTGGGACGCCGCCAACGCCTCCGcatggcggtggcggtggcggtggcggtggaggGTACTACAACCCACCCACACCTCCGGGTGGCGGAGGAGGGTACAATAACCCACCCACGCCAATCATCACCACTCCACCCTCCCCTCCGCTTGTGGGTCCTATCACACCAAGCCCTCTCGTTCCGATCACACCGCCAACGCCGCCAACTCCGTTCCTCCCGATCCCCACCCCTCCGTCGACTCCCTCGCCGTTCGACCCCAACATCCCACCCTTCTTTACCGGCACTTGCAA CTTCTGGCGAACCCACCCAGCGATAATATGGGGCGTCCTTGGGTACTGGGGCACTGTCGGCAGACTCTTCGGCTCGGTGGCAGCTTCGGCTTTTGGGAGGAACCTCAGCTTGCCAGAGGCGCTGTCCAACACACGTGCCGACGGAATCGGGGCCCTCTACAGAGAAGGCACAGCGTCTCTGCTCAACTCTCTTATCAACAAGCGGTTCGCATTCACGACGCAGCAAGTGAGGGATGCATTCATGACCGCAGTCAGCTCCGAACGTTCAGCCATGGCCCAGGCTCAGCTCTTTAGGAAGGCCAATGAAGGACACATCAAGCATCAGtag